The genomic segment aaaaaataaaggcaaGTTACCAGCCATCTATGAGTCGAATCAACGAGCATGGATGACTAGTGAAATTTTTGAAGgattacttaaaaaatggaaTGACGAACTTCGCAAAAAACGaaggaaaattttactttttgtaGATAACCATGTGTCCAGCGCATCCCAGATTAGAAAATCTTGAATACATCAATCTTGTGTTCCTACCACCAAACGTGACAGCTGTGTTACAACCTATGGATCAAGGCGTTATACACTCTCTAAAAtctttttatcgaaaaatgtttttggtgCGACTAATAAGCGCTTTTGAAAGCAATGAAGACCTTAAGTTTACATTGTTTGACGCTATAATAATGATTAGCGCCGCATGGCGAAAAGTCTCGCTAAACACCATCGAAAACTGTTTTCGTCGTGCGGGGTTTAAACCGCACATAATACAAGAGTACGATGATGAAGACGATATACCGTTGGCGCGTTTGGTAGAATTTCAACGAGAGGAACTTGTAGATCAAGATGACGAAGAAGACGTTTCATTGACAAAATggattaaaaaacataataacatTGATCTAAAAGAGTACGCCAAAATAGATAACGATTTGATAACAACTGATTTTCCTAGTGATGCTGAGCTAATGAATAATGTTAAAGTACTCTTTACAGACGAAATCAAGGAGAGTGAAAACGAGGAAGAAGAGGAACCAGACGACGATCCTATGCCCACTGTGTCACAGACCCTTTCTTCTCTGAACGTGGTTTCGAAATTCATTCACTGTATAACTGCCGATTCTTCTGTATATCAAGCCGTcgataaaatatatatggctatattgaaaaacattagcttattaaaaatcaagtgCAAAATAAAACGACTGACTACTTTacagtacaaaataaatagtaataaaacgTATATCTGTATTAGGTACAAAagagcaaataaaataaaagtgttgtttttaCCCATCTTTTCCTTTTAACTATATACgtcaaaagaattaatttttagagcataagaagttttaagGTTAACCCAATACATATTAggtaaaattcgatttaacgAACGCCCGATTATAACAAACAAAATCTTTTGTCCCCTCGtgttcgttataaccgagtTCGACTGTACGTAGTTAAGTactttttcaacaaaatgagGATTTTCCGCCCCGGAAGTGAACATTGACACTCGTCCTTTCCGCAGTTCCACAGTTACATTTGCCTGAAGACTGTCCGAGTAAATATTCTCTCCAGGACATCCTTACTGTAGTCGTTGAGGTAAAGCAGCGTTATAcggggtgtctctaaaaggtctttacaacgctctaccataggtagctgagatcaaaataaaacgatttaaccatatttgccttagtccaaaagttgataataaccgagctacagggtggcaaagttgaaatgtaaaattcaatttttagccataattattaaatggaaGTTCCGGGCGAATCGTCGAGAGAGGCGGTCGTGCGTTCTGCATATAAACGATAGCAagtgtttgtttatttactgGAATCCTTATCGCGACGAAACAACCATAAACATATTCCCTAAAAACGTACGGTACAAACACCCCATCGCCTGGGCAATAGGTACAGGGGCACCTCGGAAAGAAGGATGGAGCCTGGGAGCTCGCAGGAGTCCGAATCAGACCGCGCCTCCCAGGACGACGGGTTTACGAAACCGCACTCCAAGAAGAGGGGCAGGAAACCTAAGGTCACCCCCACTACCCCAACACCAGAAGCAAAAAGGCCGGCACTACAAAGGCAAACTGCAAGTACTTCACAAATGCAAGGAACTACAACAAAAGCAATAGCATACATACCAAATattcattcaaaatgttcccacACGTTCGTGGTGTATGCACCGCCCACAACATCCAGAGTACAGATGGCCCTTAAATGGGAGGACATCAACACAAACAACAAGGACATCATtattaaacaagaaaataactttctcATTAAAACAAATGATGAACAGAAAACAACCGAGGCCCTCCGACTCCTCTTACAACAAAACGTAATAACATCATTCAAACTAGGCAGGAATGAAACTACATCTACCCAATATAAAAAAGACACCAACCACCACAACATAACAGCCTCCTACTCAGTAGTAGCAACTAGGGTAGATCTTGAAATCACCGACGAGATGTTCTTCAAGCACCTTGAGAGAATGGAACTGCGAATTAGATTCTGCAAGAGAATTATCTCAAGACAAAGAAACGCCCCGACTCTCATGATGAGACTGATCACCGGCGATCTCGCCACATACGTAAAGCTGATGAACGAACGCGCGGTACACTTCCTGGGGCGCGTTTTCAGAATTGTGGAAAGCAAACCGCCAGCGCCCATCCCGACACCCTGTAATAAATGCAACGCATTTGACCACCGGACAGAGGAATGCAAGACACCTATCAAATGCAACAAGTGTCAGGGACCGCATCCGACTACAACCTGTAAATCTCCACTTCCCATCAAATGTGCTGCATGCAAATCGGATGACCATGCTGCATGAAGTA from the Euwallacea similis isolate ESF13 unplaced genomic scaffold, ESF131.1 scaffold_57, whole genome shotgun sequence genome contains:
- the LOC136419012 gene encoding tigger transposable element-derived protein 6-like, encoding MCPAHPRLENLEYINLVFLPPNVTAVLQPMDQGVIHSLKSFYRKMFLVRLISAFESNEDLKFTLFDAIIMISAAWRKVSLNTIENCFRRAGFKPHIIQEYDDEDDIPLARLVEFQREELVDQDDEEDVSLTKWIKKHNNIDLKEYAKIDNDLITTDFPSDAELMNNVKVLFTDEIKESENEEEEEPDDDPMPTVSQTLSSLNVVSKFIHCITADSSVYQAVDKIYMAILKNISLLKIKCKIKRLTTLQYKINSNKTYICIRYKRANKIKVLFLPIFSF